The Pongo pygmaeus isolate AG05252 chromosome 7, NHGRI_mPonPyg2-v2.0_pri, whole genome shotgun sequence DNA segment AAAAATGGTTGGGTGATGGTATagagatagacaaatagatcagtgGTACATAAGAGAGAATGTAGAAACAGACACATTGATATATGTGGGTTTTTGTAGTGaatcttataattttatgttgcctGAACATGCATTTTGAACATTTAACTTTCTCTTATCAGTAGCAGAGTTAGTCTGTCTTGACAGTTTCTAGTTTTATGCTCCCCCCACTCCCACACCCAGTTGCTCAGTGTTGTTGATCCAGCTATCTGCCTTATATAACTGCCTCCTGGTAACCCCCTCCCTATGGGACAGCTGGATACAACCTGCCTGACTGGCCCTGCTGACCCCCATATCCTACATGGACTGTGCGGATGTGCTACAGTGACCACCTCTCAGTCACGGTATGACCTGGAATTTGTGCCTGCTGCTTTGAACCCACTAACTAAAACTCCTCTTGGGAAATCCGTTTGAATAATGTCTTGGACTCCAATAAAGGGACTGGCCCACGGATCCCTCTCCCAACACACTCCctgacctgtgtgtgtgtgtgtgtgtgtgtgtatgcaatgcgtgtgtgtgtggcctCCAGGCATGCTGTGCACCCCCTGAACCTGTAAGTagtcaaatatttatttccatcttATATCTCATCTATCTAATCATTGAAGGAGTGgtctccatccaaaaaaaaaaaaaagattctaagtTAAAACAGTTTAATATTATGATAATCACAGTACTTTGAAAAAACAAACTTACTCTCACATTGcatgatataaatataaattgtagATGAATTAAACTTCTAAATGTAGAGAAAAAACATTGCTAGGTTAACTATGCTGCAATatcaaaaatatcttaaaatcacAGTAGCTTAACAtaggaaagtttctttttttttcttttttttgagactgagtcttactctatcacctaggctggagtgcaggggcatgatctctgctcactgcaacctccgcctcctgggttcaagcaattcttctgtctcagcctcctgtgtagctgggattacaggcacatgccaccatgctcagctaattattgtatttttagtagagacagggttttgccatgttggccaggctggtcttgaacttctgacctctggtgatctgcctgcctcggcctcccaaagtgttgggattacaggcatgagccaccacacccaaccaggaAAGTTTCTTGATTATGTGAAGTCTGAAGTGAGCCTGGAGACTCTTCGAAGGAAGCTTCCTTCCATGTGGTGATTCAGGGATTAAGGCTGCTTCCATTTTGTTCCCACAAAATTTGAACCATTTGGTTTCAAGGTGTACTGCTGAAGCGGAAGAGAGATCTGAAGGTTCACACAGAGGTCTTCATGATGGGGGTGAAAATGACATAGAACTGCCTATGTCACCTCTGCCAACATCTCATTGGCTAGAATGAGTGACATCCATGTAACAATTCTGAAAAAGGTTGGAATGTGGTAACATACATGGATATTAAGTCGGCATTAAATGTCTCAATCATAAAAAGTATAATTATCAAGAAtagatatacatttttataaacctGGGGTTGAGGAAGCTTCCTTAGgattatttagaaaagaaaaagcaataaaggaAAAACTAAATTTAACAATAGAAAAGCTTAAAAGAATTAAACAGTGAAGGATgccaaaaacaaagttaaaaggcAAGCAACAGAttgagagaatatatttgcaacacATACGAATTACAAATGTTAAAATTTCTAATGTGCAGagtttctataaagaaaaaataggccaggtgtggtggcttacacctgtattcccagcactttgggaggctgaggcaggaagattgcttgagctcaggagtttgagaccaacctggacaacagagtgaaacctttgtctctacaagaaataaaaaaaatcagtcaggcatggtgatgtgtgcctgtagttccagctactcagtggggcagaagtgggaggatcacttaagcctgaaAGGTTGACATTGCAAGGAaatgtgattgtgccactgcactccagtctgggtgacagagtaagaccctgtctcaaaaaaaaaaatatatatatatgtatatatatatatagatggtcAGTGACATAAGTAATATATATACGAGGCAGTCCATTGCAGTATTGTGGTAATGGCATAAAATTGaacataatttaattttcaataagAGTCTGACTAAATCACTTACAGTATGGCTATACAACAGAATATCACgtagtcattaaaaaaagaaaaatgtggatcTCTATACACTGACATGAACAAATATTCTTGATGtataagtgaaaaaaatgagATGTAGATCACTATGGACAATGGTGATTGTAATTTGGgaaaaaattgatatataaataaatagataaataatataaaacaataaaagtattaaaatatgacaaaataggGAAGGATATGGATAAAACTTTACATTGTTAATCTCTAAAAAGCAGGGAGGCATTCACTTTGTAATtcatagaattttctttttttttggctcaaccttttaatataaaaaattcactggtgtacaaaaatgtgaaagtgtGACAATGACAACTATGAAATCCTGTGAATGAAAGTCCCCTCAAATGCACTCTGTGGTGCACATGCGGCCGCCCACACAAACTCTGGCGTGGAAACATAAACTAATGCAAACCAGTGCTGCCAAGAAACGCCAACACGTGTGTTCTCCATTCCACCAATCACAGACCAACATCTACTCCAAACATCCAGTAACGAAAAGTGTGGCATCTTCCCAGGAACAGCAAGGCAGACTTCTTACTCACGATGGACCAGCACAAATAAACCCAGCAAAAAGAGCACTTCATACTTAAATTTAGGATAGTCATTCATGAGGCTCGTCCCAATTCCAATATAAGGAACAAATCCCCTGGCTCTCCCCACGACATCTTTTTTCTCTAGCCAATGTTGCTCTTGTTTATAGAGGCCTCGGTCATCAACCGCATTATTATCTCCTTGGGTCAAAAACTTGATATGCCCATTTTGCTTTTCATGAACCTTCAAGATTCGGTGAACTATAGGAATCTTTCTTCCTTCTATCCTTAGAACAGCAATTTCTCCCACTCATATGGGATCTTCAACTCGAATCGTTAGAAAGAGAAGATATCCTCTATGAAATGCAGGTTCCATGCTGCCACTGAGCAACACTACAATTGGACTTTCACTTCCAGTTATTACCAGTAACCCCTTCCAGATCATGAGTGCTGATGAGACAATCATTCCAAAATTTAGGACTTGATAATAGAGCTGCCGCTTGTTCATCCACTGCACATCATCCAAAAAGTCTAGAGACAGCATGGCGGGGATGGCGAGCAGGACACCGGCAAGGGAGAGGGAGTGAGGACCAGCGGGCGGAACGACTGGCCTGTAATTCATAGAGTTTTCTAAGTGAtaacttttgtctttttgtgttctGGGCATGGTTTAAATAGAAAACCTTCAAtaatattcactcattcatttatttatttacccatctatccaaccatccatccatcattccatccattcattctATCATACCCAAGAAACATTGATTAAAAATCTATTTGTAGGCATTGTGTTTGCCATGCACATTTGAGTAACATTTAGTTTGGCACAGCttggaataagaagaaaaatgtccatgtgttttttcctttttcttctagctgactattttaaaaccaatcaaCAAAACGTAAAGAGTCTGGCCCTGGGCTTCTTGCACACACCATCTGTTTTGGCTTCCCTGGCCTCTGGCCTTTGTCTGCCCTGTAGATGACAGATTAGTCGGGGACATCCTTCATAGTAGGAAATGGAGGTCAATAAAATTTGCACCAGGCTTTTCAATTTAGTATCATCCCAGTCAGGACAtcccaaaataaaatttcttttaaaaatagatctaggaggagaaaaaagattgaaaacaaaCAATCCTCTTATGTCACTAATTCTGTGAGAAaacctgatttaaaaacaaatcagttTCTTGTTCAGGTGCAATGATTTTGTGGGTagaaaaaaagcagaacaaaaataGTGCAGAGTCCAGTGTGATAAAGGATACTATAGAGCAAAACAGGAAgttgtttaatggaagggaataatTGACCTCAGAGCCTGAGACGTGCATAGATCCTTGGATGCAGAGGTTTTTGCATTTGTAAAGTGTTGTATCGATGCTTTATTGACCAGATTTGAATAGTACATcatgcattctttctttttttgagacagaatcttgctctgtcgcctaggttgaAGTGCaacagcgcgatctcggctcactgcaacctccgcctcttgggttcaagcgattctcttacctcagcctcccgagtagctgggattacaggcatgtgccaccacgtccggctaattttgtatttttagtagagacaggatttttccatgttggtcaggctagtctagaactcctgacgtcaggtgatccacccatcttggcctcccaaagtgctgggattacaggcttgagccaccgtgcctggctggacaTTGTAAATTCTTACTCTGATAATTCAAGCAAAATTTCTTGAATTAAAGAGGAGTATGAGGGAGGCTGTTGTGAGATAGGtttaatttttatcttcattctgatcttacagaggaggaaatgaatGCTCAAAGAGATTCTGTGATTAGTTTGTGATAGAGCCAGTAAGTAGAAGAATCCATCTCAAACCAGGTGTACCAACCCCAGACACTGGCAGAACACTCTCTttatgtaagacctcaaaagcttACTGGTTGGTGTCTGTTGACTTGTTTTTCTCTGTTATCTTGCCTGTCTGCAGTGACAAATTCAGTGCAGCTCTAACTCACGTGGACAGGGAGGAAATGATTCTAGGATTGAGGACTTAAGGGTGTTTAGCAGAGAagagaattgttttgttttgttttgttagttgTTGTTTTCCTCAGACAGGACCTTGTCAACACTTTCAAATATGTAGGCTGTTTGCTGTTTCCTTTATGTTGGTCCCTGAGAAGGATCTGCCCTTCTACCCTGTTTCCCTGGGGGGTGTGGACAGAGCCTTTGTCTTTGGGGAAGGGGGTCATCTTGGGAAAAGGAGAACAGGGCATCCTGAGGACCTGCCCTGTCTAAGGAGAGAAAGCCGAACAGATGGCAGCTGCCACGCAGAGGGCACTTTGTAGGAACTCTGGCTGGAGCAGGCTTCCTGCGCTGCAATGCCAAATCCTTCCCTTCCAAGGCAATGCAGAGGAGCCTGATGACGTGGCTTGGGGCCAGTGGGCTTGTGGCCAAAGAGCACTAAATCAAAGCAAAGAAGAGGTGACACCTTAAAAGCAAATGAcatttcatgtttgtttgttttggaaggcagagagaaataaGTCGTAATTGTAAAAGAGTAGAAGATATAAAACAACAtggctgtaaaatattttaatgttatttgttTGTAAAAGGCTTTTCTTTAATGAATATGCTCTATTCTTATTAAGCAACTTTCCCAACATTTCTCTAAATGAGGATGGTGAGTTTGTAAATTCTAGTTTTACCTGAAAACTGGTGACCTGGTGTTAGGGAGGCTCTTATccctttaaaataaacataatgcaCTAGTTTGTAATCTCTGCaggtatattaaaatgttttcagtgaTAAACATTTCGAGCTTTAAAACTTTTATCTCTTATCCGAATTCAAGATCTATGTCTTTAATGAACTCTTTCAACTGGACATTcaaacatggaaaatatttctAGATTCTCATCTCCTATAATCAGCTGCGAATGGCTGTGAATTCCCAGAGGAAGACCTGTGGAAGTCAGAGCTGAGCTTCTGGAGGCAATATTATGGGAGCATAGGTCTTGGGGCACATTTCCTCAGAACCCAGGGGACTCCTAGCCACTCACTCATTTATCATGATCACACATTTAATCTTTTTTACTTATGTTTCAGGaatataagaaaatgtatgttttaaaagCATGAACACTTATACTTACTGAGTATAATGCCTGACTAAGAAATAAGGTGTTACACCTTATTAATAAGGAGAAAATGCCAAGCTACCAAAGCATACATTGGAAAGCAATATGATAGAGTAGAAATAATGCTAGCTTTATTGTTCCTTTACATTTATTAGTAACCTTTAATGAGCTTCTGTTTGTGTCAGGAACTGAAGTTGCAGAGATGAAActctgaaattacaggtgcccaccaccatgcccagctaatttttgtatttttagtagagacagggtttcgccatgttggccaggctgttctctaactcctggcttcacgtgatccacccaccttggcctcccaaagtgctgggattacaggagtaatgCAGATGATGAAAGATACCCTTTCCTAACTCAGAAGTGATGAGAGACTtgtaagacacacacacacacacacacacacacacacatcccctaTACTATACTTCAGGAAGTGCTGTGGCAGACGGAAGCTCTGGGAACTAAGAGATCAGGAGTAAAGGGAATCTAACCCAAAGTGGGAGCAAGGCTAAGCCAGGCAACTCCGGAAGGAAGGGTGCAGCAGGCAGGAGGAACAGCATCTGCTAAACTCTGTGGTGGGGCAGAGCACTTGCACACAGGCAGCTGCCATGAATATGATTGGCTGGTGTAGGCTGTGCTGTTGGTGGTGGAGAGGAATTGTGGGGGACCTGGGTATCCACACCAAAGAGCTGGGGCTTTCAGCAGGGGACCCAAAAGTTCGCATCTGTTTACTCACAGACTAAGGTGGAGATTTTTGCCCGGCGGGGTCTGAGGAGCACGTTAGAAGCTATGCAAACCTCTTGAAACTGTGTGCAATATGTTAGGAGTATGCGAGGGTGGGtaggtgtgtgtgatgtgtgcattttccCCTGGGAAGGTTTGGTTATGTTCTTCCAACTTAAAATGTGTCATAACTCTCAGAAAGGGTAAGGAGCTCAACTAGGACAGAAGAGGGTGATCAGATTGGAAGGTTATTGCAATACTTCAGATGACTAATAATGAAGTCTTGGGCTGATAAAGTTGTCCTCGGGATGGATGGGCCAGGACAATTTCAGAGAGAATAAAGATATGGTGCTGACAGGATGTGTTATCTGATTAGATCTgcagggggaaggggagagggaggaagctgCCCAGTGCAAGGCCTCTTGAACTGTGACCTGCCCCTAAGCTACCTGGGGCTCCTGTTCAAGTGTAGATTCTGACTAGAAGGCCTGGGGAGGACCCAGAGATTCCACAGGGCTAACAAGTTCTCTGGTGATGTCCATGCCATGCCACTGGTGCTGAGTAGCATTTTAAGTCACAAAAGTGGAGGTAGCATACTCTAGGTCCAATTCTCAACCTCGGCTGTTGAGGCTTTCTTTCTTTAATGATTATGGGGCTTGGCATTGTGAGCATGGTAGGTGGTTGGACAGCATCACTGACCTCTGGCCATGAGATGACAGTAGCACTCCTGGGGAGTGCTGAGGAGACAAACAACCAAAAACTTCTCCAGGTATTACCAAATATgcaggggtgggagtggggctgaGGCACTGATCTAGAGGTTAACTGCTCTGGCTTCACGTTAAAATCATCTGGGGAGCTTTAGGAGCTATCAGTGCCTGGCCTCGCCCAGACTGATTATATTCTAATCTCTgcttgggggttggggagggtgtCCACCCAGCTTTCGGGAAGTCCAGTGTGCAACCATCTCTGTGGTTGATGGGGCAGCCCGGCTGATAAAACCCAGGACTACACCTGAACGCAGGAAGAGGAGCAGTGTGGGCGGGGAGGTGGCGTGAGGAGTGAAGATAAGACTTCAGATTTACATGTTGATACGATGGAAGTGCCTGGGGCTCATTTAGATGGAGATGCTCACTTTGATTTTCTTGGTTACTGACAAGCTCTGTGGCCTCGTgtctatgaaatatattttcaggtttttattttACCTGTCAATTCTGATAGTATCTACTCTATGAATAGAGTAGATTGAcgaaaaggtaaaataaatgaatggatgtgaAAGAAAGTAATAGCTGTCTTACACTATTGCACACACACGTGCTCCAGGGTTCttcagaattttatttgaaaaatcatatttttaaagttttggaaAACACAGAACAACATTTTATAATATCAGGGCAAGAACTGATTTctagaaaaaagaacaacaaacaaaaagcacaaatcaTAATTGATACATTCAAGTAAATTAAAAAGCACCATCaggaaagttaaaagacaaagactgaatGAAGGTATTTGCATAGCATATAATTGACAAAGCTTTAGCATAAAGAATATGCAATAAACTCCTAAAAATCAGTTACAGAAAGTTGAACAACCAAGAGAAAATAGACATATGATATCAATAAGAAAgctacagaagaggaaacagaagtaGCCAATATACATAATACTACAAGATGCTCAACCTCCACAGTGATCCGGCAAATGGCAGCTGGAGCTGCAATGTATACTATTTCTTACCTACCAGATAGGCAAAAATTTACAAGTCTGATACAATGAAATGTTGCTGAAATGGCAAGGAAGAGGAAACTCATGCTGCTGGTAGGGATACAAATTAGTACTGCAATTCTgtgagcaatttggcaatattaaaagttaaaatgtctAATAACCTGTGACACCGTAATTCCATTCGTAGGTAAGTTGTTTACGTGCAGAGATGATTGCTGCAGCATTATTTCCAACAGTGAAAAATTGTAAATGCCCTAAAGGTCTATCAGTAAGAGAATGGCTAAATAAATTGCATTCCTTTTAACATAAtggaatttgtgtatttttatgaatataaataaattagagCTTTAGGTATTAACATAGATAAATATCAAAGGTGACATTGAAAAAATGGTAAGTTACAGAAGCTGTAATTAGTGTATcctgtttatttaaaatgtaaaaaatacaaaacaagactgtattttatttacattggCATACATTCTTACTTTAAAAAGAATCAGGTGCATGCACGGGAATGTTGAAAACCAAATTCAGGATATTGGTTCTTTGTaggggagagagaaatgagaTTGGGGAGAGTGACACAGGGTGGAGAAGTTGAATAGTTTGCCCTGGTGTCAATAGCTTAGAGAACAGGAGAGCCTGGATTATACCTCAGCCTCCGGCCCCAGAACCTGAACTCTTATGCTCTGTGGTGCATCCTGAATTTAAACTCTATCTCCATATTGAAAAAAAGTTTCCTGGATGAGCTGTTGTGCTCAATCTGCTCATGATAATTTAATTGGAGAAATTATTGGTTACTGATAAATAATCTTAAATTTTGTGatttaatcttaaaatatttctagCACAGCATTTCAGTACTAGCAAGTATCATAGTATAATTGTGTGACTACctgtattacattttttaaacctACATTTGATGTATAATACATTGACTAAAATAGAATTCCTCATCATTGAAAGTCAAAGATTCAGTACAATAATGATTTTTTATAAACCAGCtttctattcctttttaaatcagttttctactctcaaaagttctaaattttctactaaaaaattctAGTTTAATAAGATTTTGTGAACTTTATAAAAACATCTCTTTATACTGAGAAGGAAGGAGTCCATAAATCTTGAGTTTGAGCCCATGATATGGTTGTTTGGCTCCTAGAAGTGTCTGAAATAGGACCCAACATGTACACGGAGCTTTCCTAATTTAAAAGTTCCTTCATGTACATGCTCACTCTTTGTCTTCCAGCTCAGATTGCTATAACCAAGTCCCATGGACCCAGTGACTTACAAACAGGAATTtattctcatagttctggaggctggaagtccacaATCAGGATGCCAGCACAGTtgagttctggtgagggcctcttcCAAGTTGCAGAGTGCTGACTTCCtgtgtatcctcacatggcagaaagacaGCCAGCAATCTCTTTGGCTTCTTTTCATAGGGGCACTAATCTCAGTCATGAGGGTCCCAGCCTCATGACTTTATCACCTCCCACAAGTCCCATCTCCAAACATCAtcacactgggattacagtttcAGCATATGGATTTTTggggggacacagacattcagtccaTTGTACCCTTGAACCCAAGGATTCTGTGGGGTGGGTAGATGCTATTTGTTACACTTATCAATTTGCAGTTGATACCAAAGAGCAGTAGTTTAAGTGATTTGCTCTGAGACCCAGTGACCCTGCGGGGATTGGAGCCAGAATTGCAATGTAAAGCCCTTGGTGTTATCACTTGTGTTTGGTTCACTTGGACCTGCTGATTATCATGCACAGAACCATTGCTCACTGATTTGACCCCTTTCTCTCCACTGGAGCAGCTCTCCAGACCACCATGGCCTTCCCTGCACATCCTCCTTCTGTCCAGAGCAGCAACAACTCTTGGCTCAGTTCATCACTTCCCCCTTGAAATGCTCTCTGGCTTCTGGGACCtcctctcttgctctttctcagTCACTTTGCAATCTCCACACTTCTAAATATTGGAGGTCTCAGGACTATGTCTTTGAAGTTCTCTTGTATCTAcatgcatttgttattttttaaaatttaaaatattgttaagaCATACATAAATCAACAGAGAAGTAAACTCTAGGAAAGACCTTGGCTTTTGATCTATGTACCTGATCACTACTGTTACAGTGAGAATTAAACTATTTTTAGAAAACAGTTATTGGCTGATTTTTATTACACTTTGGATGATGCTAATCCCAGAAGTGTCAGTATAAGAGCTAGGCTTACACAGCAAAGGCTTTGGAAAACCATTTCCCCCCCATCCTCAAGTTATGAGGCAGATTAGGAACTAGAAGGATAGTGGGCAGTGTTCATAGCACTGGGAATTTAGCAATTTTATCGGCAAAttaagaggaggagagaaggtgaGTATTAAATGTGGCCATTTCAAAATCCTTGGGATACTGTGTTAATCCCCAAGAGAAGCAGCAGATAAGGAACCAGAAATACATTTGGCACCGAGAGGCTGGGGACACATAGCCAACAAAACAGATCAAGTTGGAAGAGATATGATGAAGTAGtgaaataaatttattgtatATCAGTTGATGATATGtgctaagaaaaagaaataattcgtGGGATAGAGAGTGATGGTGTGAAAGTGCTATTTTTTACATAATGCTCAGGGAAGTGCTAAAGATAATATTTGACTAAAGGCTTGATTGAAAAGAGGTCAAGCTAGTTTTGGAGTTTCTAGTAGGCAGTTTGAGATGCACAATGATTGGTAAGGGGTGGGATGTGAGCTGGAGTCCAGATTCAGGACTTGTTGGCACATAGCAGGTATTGAAAACCATGGGGCAAGATGAAGTCATCTAGTCAATGTTTAGTGGCCGTGAAAAGAGCAAGGCCCCCAAGAGATGTGGGACATCTCAAAAGAAGTGTCCCAAAGCTGACTGGGATGGAGGATCTAAGCAGGGAGGTGGATAACGCAGatggggtgatatggtttggctgtgtccccacccaaatctcatcttgaattgtaactcccacaattcccacatgtcatgggaggaactggt contains these protein-coding regions:
- the LOC129042642 gene encoding LOW QUALITY PROTEIN: putative signal peptidase complex catalytic subunit SEC11B (The sequence of the model RefSeq protein was modified relative to this genomic sequence to represent the inferred CDS: substituted 1 base at 1 genomic stop codon) — encoded protein: MLSLDFLDDVQWMNKRQLYYQVLNFGMIVSSALMIWKGLLVITGSESPIVVLLSGSMEPAFHRGYLLFLTIRVEDPIXVGEIAVLRIEGRKIPIVHRILKVHEKQNGHIKFLTQGDNNAVDDRGLYKQEQHWLEKKDVVGRARGFVPYIGIGTSLMNDYPKFKYEVLFLLGLFVLVHRE